Proteins encoded within one genomic window of Acidobacteriota bacterium:
- a CDS encoding polyprenyl synthetase family protein has translation MSDIVPKPSPPIELSRLFEPVREDLERVEQEFARHIESRVQLIPQIGRYIQKSGGKRIRPAVLLMASRLGGYQGDAAVLYASVVEFIHTATLVHDDIIDESELRRGRLSVHSRWGNDITVLLGDYLYIKSMALALTQDSLEVIRLLCEVTLRMIEGELYQLTKTGEVFLTEEEHFEIIRRKTAYLFAGCAQIGGMLGTTTKDEQRALWDYGFDLGIAFQLVDDLLDYTADADVLGKPIGSDLREGKVTLPIIRLLERNGDRAAAIVSGVVRDRTVSDADWSELKRLLDESGATRAAYETAVTHAMRAKDRLQVFPASAEREALMALTDYVLMRDR, from the coding sequence GTGAGTGACATCGTGCCGAAGCCCTCGCCCCCGATCGAGCTGTCGCGTCTGTTCGAACCCGTGCGGGAAGATCTCGAGCGCGTCGAGCAGGAGTTCGCGCGGCACATCGAGTCGCGGGTCCAGCTGATTCCCCAGATCGGGCGGTACATCCAGAAGAGCGGCGGCAAGCGCATCCGCCCGGCGGTGCTGCTGATGGCCTCACGGCTCGGCGGCTACCAGGGTGATGCGGCGGTGCTGTACGCGTCGGTCGTGGAGTTCATCCACACCGCCACGCTCGTCCACGACGACATCATCGACGAGTCGGAGCTGCGCCGCGGGCGGCTGTCGGTGCACTCGCGGTGGGGCAACGACATCACGGTGCTGCTCGGCGACTACCTCTACATCAAGTCGATGGCGCTCGCGCTGACCCAGGACTCGCTCGAGGTCATCCGGCTGCTGTGCGAGGTGACGCTGCGCATGATCGAGGGAGAGCTGTACCAGCTCACCAAGACCGGCGAGGTCTTCCTCACCGAGGAGGAGCACTTCGAGATCATCCGGCGCAAGACGGCGTACCTCTTCGCCGGGTGCGCCCAGATCGGCGGCATGCTGGGCACGACGACCAAGGACGAGCAGCGGGCGCTCTGGGACTACGGGTTCGACCTCGGCATCGCGTTCCAGCTCGTCGACGACCTGCTCGACTACACGGCCGACGCCGACGTGCTCGGCAAGCCCATCGGCAGCGACCTGCGCGAGGGCAAGGTCACGCTGCCGATCATCCGGCTGCTCGAGCGCAACGGCGACCGCGCGGCGGCCATCGTGAGCGGCGTGGTGCGCGACCGCACGGTGAGCGACGCCGATTGGAGCGAGCTGAAGCGCCTGCTCGACGAGTCGGGAGCGACCAGGGCCGCGTACGAGACCGCCGTCACCCACGCGATGCGGGCCAAGGATCGGCTACAGGTGTTCCCGGCGTCGGCCGAACGCGAGGCGCTGATGGCGCTCACCGACTACGTGCTGATGCGCGACCGGTGA
- the dapF gene encoding diaminopimelate epimerase — protein sequence MMRFVKAQAYGNDFLYVRRDEVDRLGADPVAVARAICARHTGIGADGLIVFSDTPAGAAMRLINADGSPSEVSGNGVRGLGALIARERDLAPRAEPPTAGTPADFLIDTDAGQKPLWLLGRDGGRRHLFRAGMGEVAGLAERHLDVAGESLRLVTLQVGNPQCVLLAPLDEARLARLGAALQRHPAFPDQVNFEMAEVESASRVRILIWERGVGRTESSGTGSCAAAVAAAAFGGASREVDVVAPGGTQRVEWTDEGLWLTGWAEVVAEGTWLAG from the coding sequence ATGATGCGGTTCGTCAAGGCGCAGGCCTACGGAAACGACTTCCTCTATGTCCGGCGGGACGAGGTCGATCGGCTGGGCGCCGATCCCGTCGCCGTCGCGCGAGCCATCTGCGCTCGGCACACGGGTATCGGCGCCGACGGGCTCATCGTGTTCTCCGACACGCCGGCCGGGGCCGCCATGCGACTCATCAACGCCGATGGCAGCCCTTCGGAGGTGTCCGGTAACGGCGTGCGCGGGCTCGGCGCCCTCATCGCGCGCGAGCGCGATCTGGCCCCGCGTGCCGAGCCACCCACGGCCGGCACACCGGCCGATTTCCTCATCGACACCGATGCCGGACAGAAGCCCCTGTGGCTGCTCGGCCGGGACGGTGGCCGTCGCCACCTGTTCCGGGCGGGCATGGGCGAGGTCGCCGGTCTCGCCGAACGGCACCTCGACGTGGCGGGCGAGTCGCTTCGACTCGTCACGCTGCAGGTGGGCAACCCGCAGTGCGTGCTGCTCGCCCCGCTCGACGAGGCTCGCCTCGCCAGGCTCGGGGCCGCGTTGCAGCGCCATCCCGCGTTTCCCGACCAGGTGAACTTCGAGATGGCCGAGGTGGAGTCGGCCTCGCGTGTGCGCATCCTCATCTGGGAACGCGGCGTCGGCCGCACGGAGTCGTCCGGGACGGGGTCGTGCGCGGCGGCGGTCGCCGCGGCGGCCTTTGGCGGCGCCTCGCGCGAGGTCGATGTCGTGGCGCCCGGCGGCACCCAGCGCGTCGAGTGGACCGACGAGGGGCTGTGGTTGACCGGGTGGGCCGAGGTCGTCGCCGAGGGCACCTGGCTGGCGGGCTGA
- the dtd gene encoding D-tyrosyl-tRNA(Tyr) deacylase, giving the protein MRAVVQRVSSASVDVDGVTVGAIDRGLLVLVGVAATDGPADVDYMAGKLGDLRIFEDDTGRMNLSLQQADGALLLVSQFTVCGDCRKGRRPSFDAAAAPEQAQALYEALARRLSEAGVRVALGRFGERMAVTLVNDGPVTLLVDSARVF; this is encoded by the coding sequence GTGCGGGCGGTCGTCCAGCGCGTGTCGAGCGCCTCGGTCGACGTCGACGGCGTGACGGTCGGGGCGATCGACCGCGGCCTGCTGGTGCTCGTGGGCGTCGCCGCGACCGACGGGCCCGCGGATGTCGACTACATGGCGGGCAAGCTCGGCGACCTGCGGATCTTCGAAGACGACACGGGGCGGATGAATCTCTCGCTTCAGCAGGCCGACGGCGCGTTGCTGCTCGTGTCGCAGTTCACGGTGTGCGGCGATTGCAGAAAGGGGCGCCGGCCGTCGTTTGACGCCGCGGCCGCGCCCGAACAGGCGCAGGCGTTGTACGAGGCGCTCGCCCGGCGGTTGTCCGAGGCGGGCGTGAGGGTGGCGTTGGGCCGCTTCGGTGAGCGCATGGCGGTCACACTGGTGAACGACGGGCCGGTGACCCTGCTCGTCGACAGCGCACGCGTGTTCTGA
- a CDS encoding TatD family hydrolase, with amino-acid sequence MIDSHCHLADEAFAADADAVVARAIDAGLAGALCIVDVGDPGEARRATALGARWSGLRLAAGVHPHRAGDWTGRVDAVAPAVETAIASWPGAVAVGEIGLDFHYDFSPHDVQREVFVAQVALARRLGRPVVLHAREADEEVLDLLETVGGGEVRGVFHCYTGTTRTAERLVAAGFHLGIGGIVTFPKGGNVREVVRAAPLERLLIETDSPYLAPVPYRGRRNEPAFVSRVADVVAEVRGVTRDEVIRVTTASFGALFGP; translated from the coding sequence ATGATCGACTCGCACTGTCACCTGGCCGACGAGGCGTTCGCGGCCGACGCCGACGCCGTCGTGGCGCGGGCCATCGACGCCGGCCTTGCCGGCGCCCTGTGCATCGTCGACGTGGGCGATCCAGGCGAGGCCCGTCGGGCCACCGCACTTGGCGCGCGCTGGAGCGGCCTGCGCCTTGCGGCCGGCGTGCACCCGCACCGGGCAGGCGACTGGACCGGCCGCGTCGACGCCGTGGCGCCCGCGGTCGAGACGGCCATCGCCTCGTGGCCAGGCGCGGTCGCCGTCGGCGAGATCGGCCTCGACTTCCACTACGACTTCTCCCCGCACGACGTGCAGCGGGAGGTCTTCGTGGCACAGGTCGCCCTCGCGCGCCGTCTCGGCCGGCCGGTCGTCCTGCACGCGCGGGAGGCGGACGAGGAGGTGCTCGACCTGCTGGAAACCGTCGGCGGTGGGGAGGTGCGCGGGGTCTTCCACTGTTATACCGGGACGACGCGCACCGCGGAGCGTCTCGTGGCGGCGGGCTTTCACCTCGGCATCGGCGGCATCGTGACGTTCCCCAAGGGCGGGAACGTGCGCGAGGTGGTCCGAGCGGCGCCCCTCGAGCGTCTCCTGATCGAGACCGACAGCCCGTACCTCGCGCCTGTGCCCTATCGGGGGCGGCGGAACGAGCCCGCGTTCGTCTCGCGGGTCGCCGACGTCGTCGCCGAGGTCCGAGGCGTGACGCGCGACGAAGTGATTCGCGTGACGACGGCGTCGTTCGGTGCGCTCTTCGGGCCGTGA
- the larC gene encoding nickel pincer cofactor biosynthesis protein LarC has translation MRVLYLDCFSGASGDMLLGAFLDLGVPLDELRAALGSLAVEELPGRGRVARYDLRAERVVRAGVSATKFRLVETATGQPADAHHHHHHHHHPGGDAHAGHGAHAHRGLAEVRALVEASAVSPGAKARAVALFTRLAEAEAAIHGLPVDRVHFHEVGALDSIVDIVGCVFALEWLGVDEVIASPLNTGSGTVSCAHGVYPVPAPATARLVAGVPVYAQGPAVELLTPTGALIVTGYASTYGPLPAMTVERIGYGAGERDFAGRPNVLRAWLGRVDAAPLTETLVVMACEIDDMNPQLYGSLLDRLHGAGALEVNYQPVQMKKNRPGTLVTVLVDPTRRQAVADVMFRETTTLGVRYHEVRRDRLEREIVDLTTRYGVVRAKVARRGGGVVNAMPEFDDCARLAASLGLPVKDVHAAACAACQSLVAPADPR, from the coding sequence ATGCGCGTGCTCTATCTCGATTGTTTCTCGGGCGCCTCGGGCGACATGCTGCTCGGCGCCTTCCTCGATCTGGGTGTGCCGCTCGACGAGCTGCGAGCGGCCCTGGGCAGCCTCGCCGTCGAGGAGTTGCCAGGACGAGGCCGCGTGGCTCGGTACGACCTGCGGGCCGAGCGTGTCGTCCGCGCGGGTGTCTCGGCGACGAAGTTCCGTCTCGTCGAGACGGCTACGGGGCAGCCAGCCGACGCGCACCACCACCACCACCACCACCACCACCCGGGCGGGGACGCGCACGCCGGCCACGGGGCCCACGCGCATCGCGGGCTGGCCGAGGTGCGGGCGCTCGTCGAGGCGTCGGCGGTCTCGCCGGGCGCGAAGGCCAGGGCGGTCGCGCTCTTCACCCGGCTCGCGGAAGCGGAAGCCGCCATTCACGGCCTGCCAGTCGACCGCGTGCACTTCCACGAGGTCGGCGCGCTCGATTCAATCGTCGACATCGTCGGCTGCGTGTTCGCGCTCGAGTGGCTCGGCGTGGACGAGGTGATCGCGTCGCCGCTCAATACCGGCAGCGGCACCGTTTCCTGCGCGCATGGCGTGTACCCCGTGCCGGCGCCGGCCACTGCACGCCTCGTAGCCGGCGTCCCGGTCTACGCACAGGGGCCGGCGGTCGAACTCCTCACGCCGACCGGGGCGCTCATCGTGACCGGCTACGCGTCGACGTACGGGCCCTTGCCGGCGATGACCGTGGAGCGCATCGGCTACGGCGCTGGCGAGCGCGACTTCGCGGGGCGGCCGAACGTGCTCAGGGCGTGGCTCGGCCGGGTCGACGCCGCCCCGCTCACCGAGACGCTCGTCGTGATGGCGTGCGAGATCGACGACATGAACCCGCAGCTCTACGGCAGCCTGCTCGACCGGCTGCACGGCGCCGGCGCCCTCGAGGTCAACTACCAGCCGGTGCAGATGAAGAAGAACCGGCCGGGAACGCTGGTCACGGTGCTCGTCGATCCGACGCGACGTCAGGCCGTCGCCGACGTCATGTTCCGCGAGACGACCACGCTCGGCGTGCGCTACCATGAAGTCCGTCGCGACCGGCTCGAGCGGGAGATCGTCGACCTCACCACGCGCTACGGCGTCGTGCGGGCGAAGGTCGCCCGCCGCGGCGGCGGCGTGGTCAACGCCATGCCCGAGTTCGACGACTGCGCCCGCCTCGCGGCCAGCCTCGGGCTGCCGGTCAAGGACGTGCACGCGGCCGCCTGCGCCGCCTGCCAGTCGCTCGTTGCCCCGGCCGATCCGCGCTGA
- the metG gene encoding methionine--tRNA ligase: MRFYLTTAIDYVNSRPHLGTAYEKITADVIARYQRLRGVDTHFVMGNDEHSQNVFRRARELNEDPLAYCDRMEQEFRDVWRRLDVSYDDFIRTTEPRHKVAVQHLVQRIADAGDIYAGDYEGWYCVGCEAFKQEKDLADGRCPVHLTTPEWIKETNYFFRLASYRDRLLAHFDERPSFLQPEVRRNEILRLLEGGLEDISISRAGQAWGIPLPFAPENVVYVWVDALINYASAVGLGSDAALVARWWPADLHVIGKDITRFHCVVWPAMLMSAGLPLPQQVFGHGWVHFKGQKMSKSLGTAVDPLEAADRLGPDPLRLYLVKEIPYGGDGDFSWERFEERYNADLANNLGNLASRVTTMVDRYRGGRIVGSTLGPGRLAAVAESTLSTYRHAMERYALHEAAAAAYRLIDATNEFIAETTPWTLARDPAAGGRLDQVLFDATEALRIAGVLLLPVMPASAAEILRRAGEPTPAASLDLTRDAAWKADLERTTHQGPALWPRLDSSRDTVAAALQTEGTVTDPSAPPPEASTPDAPPGTAAAPHASNKEEEGAAARLSIDDFMKVDLRVAKVVAAERVKKSKKLMKLQVDLGAEQRTLVAGIADAYEADALVGRTVVVVANLQPATLMGIESNGMVLAASPDGGMPELVSFATPPSPGTRVR, from the coding sequence ATGCGCTTCTACCTCACGACCGCGATCGACTACGTCAACAGCCGTCCGCATCTCGGCACCGCCTACGAGAAGATCACGGCCGACGTCATTGCCAGGTACCAGCGGCTGCGGGGCGTCGACACGCACTTCGTGATGGGCAACGACGAGCACTCGCAGAACGTCTTCCGCCGGGCGCGCGAGCTGAACGAGGATCCGCTGGCCTACTGCGACCGGATGGAGCAGGAGTTCCGCGACGTCTGGCGGCGCCTCGACGTGTCGTACGACGATTTCATCCGGACCACGGAGCCGCGGCACAAGGTGGCGGTGCAGCACCTCGTCCAGCGAATCGCCGACGCGGGGGACATCTACGCGGGCGACTACGAGGGCTGGTACTGCGTCGGCTGCGAGGCCTTCAAGCAGGAGAAGGACCTCGCCGACGGACGCTGCCCGGTGCACCTCACGACGCCGGAGTGGATCAAGGAGACGAACTACTTCTTCCGCCTGGCGTCGTACCGCGATCGCCTGCTCGCGCACTTCGACGAGCGACCGTCGTTCCTGCAGCCCGAGGTGCGCCGCAACGAGATCCTGCGGCTGCTCGAGGGCGGCCTCGAAGACATCTCGATCAGCCGGGCGGGCCAGGCCTGGGGCATTCCGCTCCCGTTCGCCCCGGAGAACGTCGTCTACGTCTGGGTGGACGCGCTCATCAACTACGCCTCCGCGGTCGGACTGGGCTCGGACGCGGCGCTCGTCGCGCGGTGGTGGCCGGCCGACCTGCACGTGATCGGCAAGGACATCACGCGGTTCCATTGCGTCGTGTGGCCGGCCATGCTCATGAGCGCCGGCCTGCCGCTGCCGCAGCAGGTGTTCGGCCACGGCTGGGTGCACTTCAAGGGCCAGAAGATGAGCAAATCGCTCGGCACGGCCGTCGACCCGCTCGAGGCCGCCGACCGCCTCGGCCCCGACCCGCTGCGGCTGTACCTGGTGAAGGAGATCCCTTACGGCGGCGACGGCGACTTCTCGTGGGAGCGGTTCGAGGAGCGCTACAACGCCGATCTCGCCAACAACCTCGGCAACCTGGCGAGCCGGGTCACCACGATGGTCGATCGGTACCGCGGCGGGCGCATCGTCGGGTCGACGCTCGGGCCGGGGCGCCTTGCGGCGGTCGCCGAATCGACCCTGTCCACGTACCGGCACGCCATGGAGCGGTACGCCTTGCACGAGGCGGCCGCGGCGGCCTACCGGCTGATCGACGCCACCAACGAGTTCATCGCCGAGACCACCCCGTGGACGCTCGCCCGCGATCCGGCGGCGGGCGGGCGCCTCGACCAGGTGCTGTTTGACGCGACCGAGGCGCTGCGCATCGCCGGCGTGCTGCTCTTGCCGGTCATGCCCGCCTCGGCTGCCGAGATCCTGCGGCGGGCCGGCGAGCCGACACCGGCGGCCTCGCTCGACCTGACGCGCGACGCCGCGTGGAAGGCGGATCTCGAACGCACCACCCACCAGGGACCGGCCCTCTGGCCGCGTCTCGACAGCTCCCGCGACACCGTCGCGGCGGCACTGCAGACGGAGGGCACCGTGACCGACCCAAGCGCACCGCCACCTGAAGCTTCGACACCGGACGCGCCGCCTGGCACCGCTGCCGCTCCCCACGCGTCGAACAAGGAAGAGGAGGGCGCGGCCGCGCGACTGAGCATCGACGACTTCATGAAGGTCGACCTCAGAGTGGCGAAAGTCGTCGCCGCCGAGCGCGTCAAGAAGTCGAAGAAGCTGATGAAGCTGCAGGTGGACCTCGGGGCCGAGCAGCGCACACTCGTCGCCGGCATCGCTGACGCCTACGAGGCCGACGCGCTCGTCGGCCGGACGGTCGTCGTCGTGGCCAACCTGCAACCGGCGACCCTCATGGGCATCGAGTCAAACGGCATGGTGCTCGCGGCGAGCCCGGACGGCGGGATGCCCGAGCTCGTGTCGTTTGCGACGCCTCCGTCGCCCGGCACGCGGGTGCGTTGA
- a CDS encoding DUF4398 domain-containing protein: MNQAQGVIDAARAAGADQYAADEYNAAVESLAKSREAAEQRDYRLALNFALDAHERGQLAARSAADQKALIRSEADRLLQSAETAAELVASRLAAARTARVAAADLSRFGARLDIEQAAIEAARDRLEADDLRAARSALRPAVERLEQLTSEIDAAIAARQPRRPARR, translated from the coding sequence ATGAACCAGGCCCAGGGCGTCATCGACGCCGCGCGGGCGGCCGGTGCCGACCAGTACGCCGCCGACGAGTACAACGCGGCCGTCGAGTCGCTGGCGAAGTCACGAGAGGCGGCCGAGCAGCGCGACTACCGCCTCGCGCTGAACTTCGCGCTCGACGCGCACGAGCGCGGCCAGCTCGCCGCCCGATCGGCCGCCGACCAGAAGGCCCTCATCCGCAGCGAGGCGGATCGCCTGCTGCAGTCGGCCGAAACGGCCGCCGAGCTCGTGGCGTCGCGCCTCGCCGCCGCACGAACCGCGCGTGTCGCGGCGGCCGACCTGTCACGCTTCGGTGCCCGGCTCGACATCGAGCAGGCCGCCATCGAGGCGGCTCGCGACCGCCTCGAGGCCGACGACCTCAGGGCCGCGAGGTCGGCCCTCCGACCGGCGGTCGAACGCCTCGAGCAGTTGACCAGCGAAATCGATGCCGCCATCGCGGCGCGGCAGCCGCGGCGCCCCGCGAGACGCTAA
- a CDS encoding transporter: VTVTRDWTVRLGLALVVIVSGTLSAGAQQRPLLTEDPETIGTGRLLVEGGIELNWHQPYPASGLTGDLFRVPLGVSFGLGSIAELQFDGGFNRLAIDSRAEAPFSDVVTATGDTTSSVEDLVVATKIKLFGETEGRPALGVRFATKLPNASNENGLGLDTTDFHASVLIGKTVQSIRVVGNFGLGILGDPTRGDNQNDVLLYGLSVARALTDAFEFVAEVNGRVHTADGDPPPGTETRGALRLGTRYTLGAGRLDAAVLVGMTSRDPNVGLLVGYTHVFNAFRTP, translated from the coding sequence GTGTGACGGTCACTCGAGATTGGACGGTGCGGCTCGGCCTCGCCCTCGTGGTCATCGTGAGCGGGACGCTCTCGGCTGGCGCGCAGCAGCGCCCGCTCCTCACCGAGGATCCCGAGACGATCGGCACGGGACGCCTGCTCGTTGAAGGCGGCATCGAACTGAACTGGCATCAGCCGTACCCGGCATCCGGGCTGACGGGCGACCTGTTCCGCGTCCCGCTCGGCGTCAGCTTCGGCCTGGGATCGATCGCCGAGCTGCAGTTCGATGGGGGGTTCAATCGCCTGGCCATCGACTCGCGGGCGGAGGCGCCCTTCTCCGACGTCGTGACCGCGACGGGCGACACGACGTCGAGCGTCGAGGATCTCGTCGTCGCGACGAAGATCAAGCTGTTCGGCGAGACGGAGGGGCGTCCGGCGCTCGGGGTGCGGTTTGCGACGAAGCTGCCGAACGCGAGCAACGAGAACGGCCTCGGCCTCGACACGACGGATTTCCATGCGAGCGTGCTCATCGGCAAGACCGTGCAGAGCATCCGCGTGGTCGGCAACTTCGGCCTCGGCATTCTTGGCGATCCGACGCGGGGCGACAATCAGAACGATGTCCTGCTGTACGGGCTTTCGGTCGCCCGCGCGCTGACGGACGCCTTCGAATTCGTGGCCGAGGTGAACGGGCGGGTGCACACGGCCGACGGCGACCCGCCGCCCGGGACCGAGACACGCGGCGCGCTGCGGCTCGGCACGCGGTATACCCTCGGTGCGGGGCGCCTGGACGCGGCGGTGCTCGTGGGGATGACGTCGCGCGACCCGAACGTGGGGCTGCTCGTCGGCTACACGCACGTGTTCAACGCCTTCCGCACCCCGTAA
- the radC gene encoding DNA repair protein RadC — MKRIAPHDRPREKLERLGPAGLGDNELVAIVLGQGSRHKTALDLANALLEAVGGVHGLTRVSRDRLRAVTGVGAARGAQVLAAVELGRRTVLRRPPERLQFASPREAAAFLIPQFAARGIEHFGLMLLDARHRLIKTALVSVGTLDCTVVHPREVFREATVAGAAALVLFHNHPSGDPTPSPEDVKLTWRMVQAGEVMGIEVVDHLVLADSRYFSFRESRRLRQDGL; from the coding sequence ATGAAGCGCATCGCCCCTCACGACCGCCCGCGCGAGAAGCTCGAACGGCTCGGGCCCGCGGGACTCGGCGACAACGAGCTCGTGGCGATCGTCCTCGGCCAGGGGTCGCGACACAAGACCGCGCTCGACCTGGCCAACGCGCTGCTCGAGGCCGTCGGGGGCGTCCACGGGTTGACGCGGGTGTCACGCGACCGCCTGCGGGCGGTGACGGGCGTTGGGGCGGCGCGGGGCGCTCAGGTGCTCGCGGCCGTCGAGCTCGGGCGCCGCACCGTGCTCAGGCGACCGCCGGAGCGGCTGCAGTTTGCCTCGCCGCGCGAGGCGGCGGCGTTCCTGATCCCGCAGTTCGCGGCGCGGGGCATCGAGCACTTCGGGCTCATGCTGCTCGACGCGCGCCACCGGCTGATCAAGACCGCGCTCGTCTCGGTCGGCACGCTCGACTGCACCGTCGTGCATCCGCGCGAGGTGTTCCGCGAGGCCACCGTGGCGGGCGCGGCGGCGCTCGTGCTCTTTCACAACCACCCGTCGGGCGATCCGACGCCGAGTCCGGAAGACGTCAAGCTGACGTGGCGGATGGTGCAGGCCGGCGAGGTGATGGGCATCGAGGTCGTCGATCACCTGGTGCTCGCCGACTCGCGTTACTTCAGCTTCCGCGAGTCGCGGCGGCTGCGTCAGGACGGGCTCTGA
- the ligA gene encoding NAD-dependent DNA ligase LigA encodes MTPAERLDDLRRRIRYHEARYYVLADPEISDAEFDELVKTLQALEAAHPDLITPDSPTQRVGGRPVDGFATVEHVEPMLSLDNSYSIDELRAFDDRVRRGLGAEGALDYMAELKIDGLSIALTYVDGRLERGVTRGDGVRGEDVTSNVRTIRAVPLRLGTGAPAGRIEVRGEIFLPRAAFERINREREDQDEPLFANPRNAAAGTMRNLDPRLVATRGLSAFVYQLVEIGLSDGRRTWTTQREVLDGLRAWGLPVEPHARRCHGIDEVIAFCGEWADGRQALGFDTDGVVVKLDDLAARERLGATSKFPRWAIAFKFPALQATTRLRRIDLQVGRTGAVTPVAVLEPVALAGSTVALATLHNDQEIARKDIRVGDVVLVEKGGDVIPKIVKPMAGQRSTGPDAPRPFVMPERCPSCGSRLHRPEDEVVWRCENTSCPARLRRSLQHFASRRAMNIEGLGEAIVDVLIDEGLVHDFADLYALSGEALAELVVAPREARSERARPRKLGKVGTNLAAEIDASRRNALWRLVHGLGIRHVGERGAQALAAHFGEMARLMDASLDELVEVTDVGPVVAASVRSFFEEPENRHLVERLRQAGVNMGQPLEPPVARNEPGPLAGQTFVLTGTLDSMTRDEAQAAIVARGGKVASSVSRKTSFVVAGRDAGSKLEKAQSLGVPVLDEAEFTTRIIGR; translated from the coding sequence ATGACTCCCGCCGAACGCCTCGACGACCTGCGACGGCGCATCCGCTACCACGAAGCGCGCTACTACGTGCTCGCCGACCCCGAGATCTCCGACGCGGAGTTCGACGAGCTCGTGAAGACGCTCCAGGCGCTCGAAGCCGCCCATCCCGACCTCATCACTCCGGATTCGCCGACGCAGCGCGTCGGCGGCCGGCCGGTCGACGGGTTCGCGACGGTCGAGCACGTCGAGCCGATGCTCAGCCTCGACAACAGCTATTCGATTGACGAGCTGCGGGCGTTCGACGACCGCGTCCGCCGCGGTCTCGGGGCTGAAGGTGCCCTCGACTACATGGCCGAGTTGAAGATCGACGGGCTCAGCATCGCGCTGACCTACGTCGACGGCCGGCTCGAGCGGGGCGTGACGCGAGGCGACGGCGTGCGAGGCGAAGACGTGACGTCGAACGTCCGGACGATTCGTGCGGTCCCGTTGCGCCTCGGTACCGGCGCCCCGGCCGGGCGCATCGAGGTCCGCGGGGAGATCTTCCTGCCGCGCGCCGCCTTCGAGCGCATCAACCGGGAGCGTGAGGACCAGGACGAGCCGCTGTTCGCCAACCCGCGCAACGCGGCGGCGGGCACCATGCGCAATCTCGACCCGCGCCTCGTCGCGACGCGCGGGCTCTCGGCCTTCGTGTACCAGCTGGTCGAGATCGGCCTCAGCGACGGCCGCCGCACGTGGACGACGCAGCGCGAGGTGCTCGACGGGCTTCGTGCGTGGGGGCTGCCCGTCGAGCCGCACGCGCGCCGCTGCCACGGCATCGACGAGGTCATCGCCTTCTGCGGCGAATGGGCCGACGGGCGACAGGCCCTCGGCTTCGATACGGACGGCGTCGTCGTGAAGCTCGACGACCTCGCGGCCCGTGAGCGGCTGGGGGCCACGTCGAAGTTTCCCCGCTGGGCCATCGCGTTCAAGTTCCCGGCCCTGCAGGCGACCACGAGGCTGCGGCGCATCGACCTCCAGGTGGGCCGCACCGGGGCGGTGACGCCCGTCGCCGTCCTCGAGCCCGTCGCGCTCGCCGGATCGACCGTGGCGCTCGCGACGCTGCACAACGACCAGGAGATCGCGCGGAAGGACATCCGCGTGGGCGACGTGGTGCTCGTCGAGAAGGGCGGCGACGTCATCCCGAAGATCGTCAAGCCGATGGCGGGCCAACGGAGCACGGGGCCCGACGCGCCCCGGCCCTTCGTCATGCCCGAGCGGTGCCCGTCGTGCGGAAGCCGTCTCCACCGGCCCGAGGACGAGGTCGTGTGGCGGTGCGAGAACACGTCGTGTCCGGCCCGCCTGCGGCGCTCGCTCCAGCACTTCGCGTCGAGGCGGGCGATGAACATCGAGGGGCTCGGCGAGGCCATCGTCGACGTGCTCATCGACGAGGGGCTCGTGCACGACTTCGCCGACCTCTATGCGCTCTCGGGCGAGGCGCTCGCCGAGCTCGTGGTGGCGCCGCGCGAGGCCCGCTCGGAGCGAGCGCGTCCTCGAAAGCTGGGCAAGGTGGGGACCAACCTGGCCGCGGAAATCGACGCCAGCCGGCGGAACGCGCTGTGGCGCCTCGTGCACGGCCTCGGCATCCGCCACGTCGGCGAGCGCGGTGCGCAGGCGCTCGCCGCGCACTTCGGTGAGATGGCGCGCCTCATGGACGCCTCGCTCGACGAACTGGTGGAGGTGACGGATGTCGGCCCGGTGGTGGCCGCCTCGGTTCGCAGTTTCTTCGAGGAGCCCGAGAATCGTCACCTCGTCGAGCGGCTCCGCCAGGCGGGGGTGAACATGGGCCAGCCGTTGGAACCGCCGGTGGCACGGAACGAGCCGGGCCCGCTCGCCGGCCAGACGTTCGTGCTGACCGGCACGCTCGACTCGATGACCCGTGACGAGGCGCAGGCGGCCATCGTCGCGCGAGGCGGCAAGGTGGCCTCGTCGGTGAGCCGGAAGACCTCCTTCGTCGTCGCCGGCCGCGACGCCGGGAGCAAGCTCGAGAAGGCTCAGTCGCTCGGCGTGCCCGTGCTCGACGAGGCGGAGTTCACGACGCGTATAATCGGGCGGTAG